A single genomic interval of Aureliella helgolandensis harbors:
- a CDS encoding FliG C-terminal domain-containing protein yields the protein MSTPQLTPDRIRQIAILVSCVDANTARQLILHLPTETAKQVRGMASQLGQVSDAEKQSILAAFRQSAAPSPRTTPAHSTAEAPQPQNPASLASVANPTAPATTPAPSKTQQGPAWTRLSTEALLRFVRDERPAVIAVVVSQLEAPVAVQILQNLPTEMHREVLTRLTRLQEIDADAMATIDEHLTERLTEYQHTLESESYNNKRLQALLQAAPSALREQWSDILDPTSSRLQSGTTAASQPSGANASAAISPNSQVPNRPAKSLDELYNQASISTQDFLERTPAEILLRRELEHPTAARPNAASAEIHSSIDSLDSPHVDPPASSDSASIPFPPQQQPSREDSYDRSLVQMEFERLLDFPAHQLAQLLSQTETETVLLALAGATPQFMKAFYAMLKSKDAQALKSRLQRIGAIQLRDVDEAQRRIVELADTLFAPSTLPFSRRPQTSAAAPLRRAA from the coding sequence ATGTCCACTCCGCAACTCACTCCTGACCGAATTCGCCAAATTGCGATTTTGGTGTCGTGCGTTGACGCAAACACCGCGCGGCAATTGATCCTACATCTCCCGACCGAGACGGCCAAACAAGTGCGTGGGATGGCATCGCAACTTGGCCAAGTATCCGATGCAGAGAAGCAATCGATCCTAGCCGCGTTTCGGCAGTCGGCGGCGCCCTCCCCCAGAACGACTCCCGCACATTCCACTGCAGAAGCTCCACAGCCGCAGAATCCCGCCTCCCTTGCCAGCGTTGCCAACCCCACGGCCCCCGCGACCACTCCAGCCCCCAGCAAGACTCAGCAGGGGCCAGCCTGGACGCGGCTCAGCACTGAGGCGCTGCTGCGATTCGTGCGTGACGAACGTCCGGCGGTCATCGCAGTCGTGGTAAGCCAATTGGAAGCCCCAGTTGCGGTTCAGATCTTACAGAACCTCCCCACCGAAATGCATCGCGAAGTCCTGACGCGACTCACTCGACTTCAAGAAATCGACGCCGATGCCATGGCGACGATCGATGAGCATCTGACAGAGCGGCTCACAGAGTACCAACACACACTTGAAAGTGAATCGTACAACAACAAGCGACTCCAAGCCTTGCTGCAGGCGGCCCCCTCGGCACTCCGCGAACAATGGTCGGACATCCTCGATCCCACGAGCAGTCGCTTGCAATCCGGAACTACCGCAGCATCTCAACCAAGCGGTGCGAACGCGTCAGCTGCGATTTCGCCAAACAGCCAAGTTCCCAATCGCCCGGCCAAGTCGCTAGACGAGCTGTACAACCAAGCAAGTATTTCCACTCAGGATTTCTTGGAGCGCACGCCTGCAGAAATCCTACTCCGTCGCGAACTGGAACACCCCACCGCAGCTCGCCCCAACGCCGCGTCTGCAGAGATCCACTCGTCCATCGATTCCTTGGATTCGCCGCACGTCGATCCGCCCGCTTCTTCGGACAGCGCCTCGATTCCCTTTCCGCCCCAGCAGCAACCTTCGCGCGAAGACTCCTACGATCGCTCACTGGTGCAAATGGAGTTTGAGAGACTACTCGATTTCCCGGCACATCAACTGGCACAACTTCTCAGCCAAACGGAAACAGAAACGGTATTGTTGGCCTTGGCAGGTGCAACACCTCAATTCATGAAAGCGTTTTACGCCATGCTCAAGTCCAAGGATGCGCAGGCCCTAAAGTCTCGTTTGCAACGGATTGGAGCCATTCAGCTGCGCGATGTCGATGAGGCACAGCGCCGAATCGTCGAACTCGCCGACACGCTGTTCGCTCCAAGCACCCTGCCGTTTAGTCGTCGCCCTCAGACAAGTGCGGCTGCTCCCCTGCGTCGCGCCGCCTAG